In the Carassius auratus strain Wakin chromosome 50, ASM336829v1, whole genome shotgun sequence genome, one interval contains:
- the LOC113066834 gene encoding serine/threonine-protein phosphatase 6 regulatory subunit 3-like isoform X1, giving the protein MFWKFDLHTTSHIDTLLEKEDVTLTEVMDEEDVLQECKSQNHKLVDFLVRPQCMEDLVSYITQEPNDDVEEKIKYKYPNISCELLTSDVSQINDMLGEDENLLMKLYSFLQNEPPLNPLLASFFSKVLSILIGRKPEQIVEFLRKREDFVDLLIKHIGTSAIMDLLLRMLTCIEPQQLRQDVLNWLNEEKVIQRLVDMVQPSQDEDRHSNASQSLCEIIRLSRDQMFQVQGCSEPDPLLATLEKQETVEQLLSNIFDKEKNESAIVSVIQILLTLFETRRPAFEGHLEICPSGMNHPSFSVNQSILDAVRPRLKDFHQLLLEPPKKTVLNTTWGVLDPPVGNTRLNVVRLVTSLLQTNTHIINQELIALNTLGVILDMYFKYLWNNFLHTQVEICTAMILAMPSTQSESPEINRENDQEPIRENILIKHLFQKCQLIQRILDAWGSNEKEQTEGGRRRGYMGHLTRIANSIVHNSDKGPNGTQIQQLLSELPEEDRERWEAFTSGQLADTNKKNTVDLVNTHHIHSSSDDEVDFKDSGFHQDSSIQQAFSDYQMQQMTSNFIEQFGFNDEEFADQDDVGDIPFDRISDINFSLNTNESANMALFEACCKEKIQQFEDAGSDEEDIWDEKDVTFAPEAQRRPRSSGSTDSEDSTDSEEEDGKRDPFESTNATSDDRMEVDSGDGSVWTANFDDIPMDTGSSTAPSAPVSTSQTAVPEPSGWNSPNTAANAERGWADFSSFTPVSPKDPLRSNSPVAMETSIETDPLGVNAPMQQENTEEWLPNETTPTSPRGRVGDGLDPEEEPVSDRITETVTNGSMKETVSLTVDAKTETAIFKRVLKSYREEETRSTSDDASAKLFVAESGEVEKSSCPPSNCQKPGLKHLEEKAKSTCKALNGPLEDAAAMDEAKSEQCTANPETAVNGPA; this is encoded by the exons ATGTTTTGGAAGTTTGATCTGCACACGACATCCCACATTGACACACTCCTGGAAAAGGAGGATGTTACGCTGACAGAGGTGATGGATGAGGAGGATGTCTTACAGGAGTGCAAGTCTCAGAACCACAAGCTCGTGGACTTCCTGGTGAGGCCACAGTGCATGGAGGATCTCGTGAGCTACATCACTCAGGAGCCCAATGACGATGTGGAGGAGAAGATcaaatataa GTATCCCAACATATCCTGTGAACTCCTGACCTCAGATGTTAGCCAGATCAATGACATGCTGGGTGAAGATGAAAATTTACTGATGAAACTCTACAGCTTCCTACAGAATGAGCCTCCCCTCAATCCGCTTCTGGCCAGTTTCTTCAGCAAGGTCCTGAGCATCCTCATTGGGAGGAAACCAGAGCAG ATCGTAGAGTTCCTCAGGAAGAGGGAAGATTTTGTGGATCTGTTGATCAAGCACATAGGGACCTCGGCCATTATGGACCTCCTGCTCCGGATGCTCACCTGCATCGAGCCACAGCAGCTTAGACAAGATGTATTAAAT TGGCTAAATGAAGAGAAAGTTATACAGCGGCTGGTTGACATGGTGCAGCCATCACAAGATGAGGAT AGACACTCAAATGCGTCTCAGTCACTCTGTGAGATCATTCGGCTGAGCAGAGATCAAATGTTCCAGGTGCAGGGCTGCTCAGAGCCCGACCCTCTGCTGGCCACACTAGAGAA ACAAGAGACGGTAGAGCAGTTGCTGTCAAACATCTTTGACAAAGAGAAGAATGAGTCTGCCATAGTCAGTGTGATCCAGATTCTTCTGACCCTATTTGAGACACGGAGACCAGC GTTTGAAGGCCATCTGGAGATTTGTCCCTCTGGAATGAACCACCCTTCATTCTCTGTCAATCAGAGTATCCTAGATGCTGTCAGACCCAGGCTGAAAGATTTTCACCAGCTTTTGCTCGAGCCCCCAAAG AAAACGGTCTTGAATACCACATGGGGAGTGTTGGATCCACCAGTGGGAAATACTCGTCTAAATGTGGTGCGACTAGTGACCAGCCTTCTTCAGACCAACACACATATCATCAACCAGGAGCTCATTGCCCTCAACACATTGGGAGTCATACTA GACATGTACTTTAAATACTTGTGGAATAATTTTCTACACACACAAGTAGAAATCTGTACAGCGATGATCTTAGCGATGCCTTCAACCCAAAGTGAATCTCCTGAAATCAACCGAGAAAACGACCAAGAGCCCATAAGAGAAAACATCCTTATTAAACAT CTCTTTCAGAAGTGCCAGTTAATACAGAGAATTCTTGATGCCTGGGGATCAAATGAGAAGGAGCA GACTGAGGGTGGGCGGCGGAGAGGTTACATGGGTCATCTGACTAGAATAGCAAACTCTATAGTCCACAACAGCGACAAAGGCCCCAATGGGACACAAATTCAGCAGCTCCTCTCAG AACTTCCAGAGGAGGATAGGGAACGATGGGAAGCGTTTACTTCAGGACAGCTAGCAGATACAAACAAGAAAAACACTGTTGACTTA GTTAACACACACCACATACACTCATCCAGCGACGATGAGGTAGATTTTAAAGACAGCGGGTTTCATCAGGACTCCTCCATACAGCAA GCCTTTTCTGATTATCAGATGCAACAAATGACGTCCAATTTTATTGAGCAGTTTGGCTTCAATGATGAAGAGTTTGCCGATCAGGATGATGTCGGGGA TATTCCCTTTGATAGAATATCAGACATCAATTTTTCCTTGAATACAAATGAAAGT gcaaacatggctctctttgaggccTGCTGTAAGGAAAAGATCCAGCAGTTTGAGGATGCAGGATCGGATGAGGAAGACATCTGGGATGAGAAGGACGTCACATTCGCACCGGAAGCTCAGAGACGTCCCAG GAGCTCAGGAAGTACAGATAGCGAGGATAGTACGGACTCTGAGGAGGAGGATGGGAAGCGAGACCCATTCGAATCCACCAACGCCACCTCTGACGACAGAATGGAAGTGGACTCTGGGGATG GATCGGTATGGACGGCAAATTTTGATGACATACCTATGGACACGGGCAGCTCCACGGCTCCCAGCGCACCTGTCTCAACCTCACAGACTGCAGTGCCCGAACCTTCAGGCTGGAACTCTCCGAACACTGCTGCAAACGCAGAGAGAGGTTGGGCTGACTTCTCCAGCTTCACACCTGTCAG TCCCAAGGATCCTTTGAGGAGCAATTCCCCTGTAGCCATGGAGACCAGCATAGAAACAGACCCTCTGGGAGTCAACGCGCCCATGCAGCAAGAAA ACACAGAGGAGTGGCTTCCCAATGAGACCACCCCGACTTCCCCTAGAGGGAGGGTAGGGGATGGCTTGGACCCTGAGGAAGAGCCTGTCAGTGACCGAATCACAGAAACGGTCACCAACGGCTCTATGAAGGAGACGGTCAGCCTTACTGTAGATGCCAAAACTGAAACCGCAATTTTCAAGAG AGTGTTGAAATCGTATCG CGAAGAAGAGACACGATCTACCTCTGATGACGCATCTGCAAAGTTGTTCGTTGCAGAGAGTGGGGAAGTGGAGAAAAGCAGTTGTCCTCCTAGCAACTGTCAGAAACCAGG tctaAAGCACTTAGAAGAGAAAGCAAAATCCACTTGCAAAGCTCTAAATGGTCCTCTTGAGGATGCGGCTGCTATGGACGAAGCCAA ATCAGAGCAGTGCACGGCCAACCCCGAGACAGCAGTGAACGGTCCAGCATGA
- the LOC113066834 gene encoding serine/threonine-protein phosphatase 6 regulatory subunit 3-B-like isoform X4, with protein sequence MFWKFDLHTTSHIDTLLEKEDVTLTEVMDEEDVLQECKSQNHKLVDFLVRPQCMEDLVSYITQEPNDDVEEKIKYKYPNISCELLTSDVSQINDMLGEDENLLMKLYSFLQNEPPLNPLLASFFSKVLSILIGRKPEQIVEFLRKREDFVDLLIKHIGTSAIMDLLLRMLTCIEPQQLRQDVLNWLNEEKVIQRLVDMVQPSQDEDRHSNASQSLCEIIRLSRDQMFQVQGCSEPDPLLATLEKQETVEQLLSNIFDKEKNESAIVSVIQILLTLFETRRPAFEGHLEICPSGMNHPSFSVNQSILDAVRPRLKDFHQLLLEPPKKTVLNTTWGVLDPPVGNTRLNVVRLVTSLLQTNTHIINQELIALNTLGVILDMYFKYLWNNFLHTQVEICTAMILAMPSTQSESPEINRENDQEPIRENILIKHLFQKCQLIQRILDAWGSNEKEQTEGGRRRGYMGHLTRIANSIVHNSDKGPNGTQIQQLLSELPEEDRERWEAFTSGQLADTNKKNTVDLVNTHHIHSSSDDEVDFKDSGFHQDSSIQQFGFNDEEFADQDDVGDIPFDRISDINFSLNTNESANMALFEACCKEKIQQFEDAGSDEEDIWDEKDVTFAPEAQRRPRSSGSTDSEDSTDSEEEDGKRDPFESTNATSDDRMEVDSGDGSVWTANFDDIPMDTGSSTAPSAPVSTSQTAVPEPSGWNSPNTAANAERGWADFSSFTPVSPKDPLRSNSPVAMETSIETDPLGVNAPMQQENTEEWLPNETTPTSPRGRVGDGLDPEEEPVSDRITETVTNGSMKETVSLTVDAKTETAIFKRVLKSYREEETRSTSDDASAKLFVAESGEVEKSSCPPSNCQKPGLKHLEEKAKSTCKALNGPLEDAAAMDEAKSEQCTANPETAVNGPA encoded by the exons ATGTTTTGGAAGTTTGATCTGCACACGACATCCCACATTGACACACTCCTGGAAAAGGAGGATGTTACGCTGACAGAGGTGATGGATGAGGAGGATGTCTTACAGGAGTGCAAGTCTCAGAACCACAAGCTCGTGGACTTCCTGGTGAGGCCACAGTGCATGGAGGATCTCGTGAGCTACATCACTCAGGAGCCCAATGACGATGTGGAGGAGAAGATcaaatataa GTATCCCAACATATCCTGTGAACTCCTGACCTCAGATGTTAGCCAGATCAATGACATGCTGGGTGAAGATGAAAATTTACTGATGAAACTCTACAGCTTCCTACAGAATGAGCCTCCCCTCAATCCGCTTCTGGCCAGTTTCTTCAGCAAGGTCCTGAGCATCCTCATTGGGAGGAAACCAGAGCAG ATCGTAGAGTTCCTCAGGAAGAGGGAAGATTTTGTGGATCTGTTGATCAAGCACATAGGGACCTCGGCCATTATGGACCTCCTGCTCCGGATGCTCACCTGCATCGAGCCACAGCAGCTTAGACAAGATGTATTAAAT TGGCTAAATGAAGAGAAAGTTATACAGCGGCTGGTTGACATGGTGCAGCCATCACAAGATGAGGAT AGACACTCAAATGCGTCTCAGTCACTCTGTGAGATCATTCGGCTGAGCAGAGATCAAATGTTCCAGGTGCAGGGCTGCTCAGAGCCCGACCCTCTGCTGGCCACACTAGAGAA ACAAGAGACGGTAGAGCAGTTGCTGTCAAACATCTTTGACAAAGAGAAGAATGAGTCTGCCATAGTCAGTGTGATCCAGATTCTTCTGACCCTATTTGAGACACGGAGACCAGC GTTTGAAGGCCATCTGGAGATTTGTCCCTCTGGAATGAACCACCCTTCATTCTCTGTCAATCAGAGTATCCTAGATGCTGTCAGACCCAGGCTGAAAGATTTTCACCAGCTTTTGCTCGAGCCCCCAAAG AAAACGGTCTTGAATACCACATGGGGAGTGTTGGATCCACCAGTGGGAAATACTCGTCTAAATGTGGTGCGACTAGTGACCAGCCTTCTTCAGACCAACACACATATCATCAACCAGGAGCTCATTGCCCTCAACACATTGGGAGTCATACTA GACATGTACTTTAAATACTTGTGGAATAATTTTCTACACACACAAGTAGAAATCTGTACAGCGATGATCTTAGCGATGCCTTCAACCCAAAGTGAATCTCCTGAAATCAACCGAGAAAACGACCAAGAGCCCATAAGAGAAAACATCCTTATTAAACAT CTCTTTCAGAAGTGCCAGTTAATACAGAGAATTCTTGATGCCTGGGGATCAAATGAGAAGGAGCA GACTGAGGGTGGGCGGCGGAGAGGTTACATGGGTCATCTGACTAGAATAGCAAACTCTATAGTCCACAACAGCGACAAAGGCCCCAATGGGACACAAATTCAGCAGCTCCTCTCAG AACTTCCAGAGGAGGATAGGGAACGATGGGAAGCGTTTACTTCAGGACAGCTAGCAGATACAAACAAGAAAAACACTGTTGACTTA GTTAACACACACCACATACACTCATCCAGCGACGATGAGGTAGATTTTAAAGACAGCGGGTTTCATCAGGACTCCTCCATACAGCAA TTTGGCTTCAATGATGAAGAGTTTGCCGATCAGGATGATGTCGGGGA TATTCCCTTTGATAGAATATCAGACATCAATTTTTCCTTGAATACAAATGAAAGT gcaaacatggctctctttgaggccTGCTGTAAGGAAAAGATCCAGCAGTTTGAGGATGCAGGATCGGATGAGGAAGACATCTGGGATGAGAAGGACGTCACATTCGCACCGGAAGCTCAGAGACGTCCCAG GAGCTCAGGAAGTACAGATAGCGAGGATAGTACGGACTCTGAGGAGGAGGATGGGAAGCGAGACCCATTCGAATCCACCAACGCCACCTCTGACGACAGAATGGAAGTGGACTCTGGGGATG GATCGGTATGGACGGCAAATTTTGATGACATACCTATGGACACGGGCAGCTCCACGGCTCCCAGCGCACCTGTCTCAACCTCACAGACTGCAGTGCCCGAACCTTCAGGCTGGAACTCTCCGAACACTGCTGCAAACGCAGAGAGAGGTTGGGCTGACTTCTCCAGCTTCACACCTGTCAG TCCCAAGGATCCTTTGAGGAGCAATTCCCCTGTAGCCATGGAGACCAGCATAGAAACAGACCCTCTGGGAGTCAACGCGCCCATGCAGCAAGAAA ACACAGAGGAGTGGCTTCCCAATGAGACCACCCCGACTTCCCCTAGAGGGAGGGTAGGGGATGGCTTGGACCCTGAGGAAGAGCCTGTCAGTGACCGAATCACAGAAACGGTCACCAACGGCTCTATGAAGGAGACGGTCAGCCTTACTGTAGATGCCAAAACTGAAACCGCAATTTTCAAGAG AGTGTTGAAATCGTATCG CGAAGAAGAGACACGATCTACCTCTGATGACGCATCTGCAAAGTTGTTCGTTGCAGAGAGTGGGGAAGTGGAGAAAAGCAGTTGTCCTCCTAGCAACTGTCAGAAACCAGG tctaAAGCACTTAGAAGAGAAAGCAAAATCCACTTGCAAAGCTCTAAATGGTCCTCTTGAGGATGCGGCTGCTATGGACGAAGCCAA ATCAGAGCAGTGCACGGCCAACCCCGAGACAGCAGTGAACGGTCCAGCATGA
- the LOC113066834 gene encoding serine/threonine-protein phosphatase 6 regulatory subunit 3-like isoform X3 yields MFWKFDLHTTSHIDTLLEKEDVTLTEVMDEEDVLQECKSQNHKLVDFLVRPQCMEDLVSYITQEPNDDVEEKIKYKYPNISCELLTSDVSQINDMLGEDENLLMKLYSFLQNEPPLNPLLASFFSKVLSILIGRKPEQIVEFLRKREDFVDLLIKHIGTSAIMDLLLRMLTCIEPQQLRQDVLNWLNEEKVIQRLVDMVQPSQDEDRHSNASQSLCEIIRLSRDQMFQVQGCSEPDPLLATLEKQETVEQLLSNIFDKEKNESAIVSVIQILLTLFETRRPAFEGHLEICPSGMNHPSFSVNQSILDAVRPRLKDFHQLLLEPPKKTVLNTTWGVLDPPVGNTRLNVVRLVTSLLQTNTHIINQELIALNTLGVILDMYFKYLWNNFLHTQVEICTAMILAMPSTQSESPEINRENDQEPIRENILIKHLFQKCQLIQRILDAWGSNEKEQTEGGRRRGYMGHLTRIANSIVHNSDKGPNGTQIQQLLSELPEEDRERWEAFTSGQLADTNKKNTVDLVNTHHIHSSSDDEVDFKDSGFHQDSSIQQMQQMTSNFIEQFGFNDEEFADQDDVGDIPFDRISDINFSLNTNESANMALFEACCKEKIQQFEDAGSDEEDIWDEKDVTFAPEAQRRPRSSGSTDSEDSTDSEEEDGKRDPFESTNATSDDRMEVDSGDGSVWTANFDDIPMDTGSSTAPSAPVSTSQTAVPEPSGWNSPNTAANAERGWADFSSFTPVSPKDPLRSNSPVAMETSIETDPLGVNAPMQQENTEEWLPNETTPTSPRGRVGDGLDPEEEPVSDRITETVTNGSMKETVSLTVDAKTETAIFKRVLKSYREEETRSTSDDASAKLFVAESGEVEKSSCPPSNCQKPGLKHLEEKAKSTCKALNGPLEDAAAMDEAKSEQCTANPETAVNGPA; encoded by the exons ATGTTTTGGAAGTTTGATCTGCACACGACATCCCACATTGACACACTCCTGGAAAAGGAGGATGTTACGCTGACAGAGGTGATGGATGAGGAGGATGTCTTACAGGAGTGCAAGTCTCAGAACCACAAGCTCGTGGACTTCCTGGTGAGGCCACAGTGCATGGAGGATCTCGTGAGCTACATCACTCAGGAGCCCAATGACGATGTGGAGGAGAAGATcaaatataa GTATCCCAACATATCCTGTGAACTCCTGACCTCAGATGTTAGCCAGATCAATGACATGCTGGGTGAAGATGAAAATTTACTGATGAAACTCTACAGCTTCCTACAGAATGAGCCTCCCCTCAATCCGCTTCTGGCCAGTTTCTTCAGCAAGGTCCTGAGCATCCTCATTGGGAGGAAACCAGAGCAG ATCGTAGAGTTCCTCAGGAAGAGGGAAGATTTTGTGGATCTGTTGATCAAGCACATAGGGACCTCGGCCATTATGGACCTCCTGCTCCGGATGCTCACCTGCATCGAGCCACAGCAGCTTAGACAAGATGTATTAAAT TGGCTAAATGAAGAGAAAGTTATACAGCGGCTGGTTGACATGGTGCAGCCATCACAAGATGAGGAT AGACACTCAAATGCGTCTCAGTCACTCTGTGAGATCATTCGGCTGAGCAGAGATCAAATGTTCCAGGTGCAGGGCTGCTCAGAGCCCGACCCTCTGCTGGCCACACTAGAGAA ACAAGAGACGGTAGAGCAGTTGCTGTCAAACATCTTTGACAAAGAGAAGAATGAGTCTGCCATAGTCAGTGTGATCCAGATTCTTCTGACCCTATTTGAGACACGGAGACCAGC GTTTGAAGGCCATCTGGAGATTTGTCCCTCTGGAATGAACCACCCTTCATTCTCTGTCAATCAGAGTATCCTAGATGCTGTCAGACCCAGGCTGAAAGATTTTCACCAGCTTTTGCTCGAGCCCCCAAAG AAAACGGTCTTGAATACCACATGGGGAGTGTTGGATCCACCAGTGGGAAATACTCGTCTAAATGTGGTGCGACTAGTGACCAGCCTTCTTCAGACCAACACACATATCATCAACCAGGAGCTCATTGCCCTCAACACATTGGGAGTCATACTA GACATGTACTTTAAATACTTGTGGAATAATTTTCTACACACACAAGTAGAAATCTGTACAGCGATGATCTTAGCGATGCCTTCAACCCAAAGTGAATCTCCTGAAATCAACCGAGAAAACGACCAAGAGCCCATAAGAGAAAACATCCTTATTAAACAT CTCTTTCAGAAGTGCCAGTTAATACAGAGAATTCTTGATGCCTGGGGATCAAATGAGAAGGAGCA GACTGAGGGTGGGCGGCGGAGAGGTTACATGGGTCATCTGACTAGAATAGCAAACTCTATAGTCCACAACAGCGACAAAGGCCCCAATGGGACACAAATTCAGCAGCTCCTCTCAG AACTTCCAGAGGAGGATAGGGAACGATGGGAAGCGTTTACTTCAGGACAGCTAGCAGATACAAACAAGAAAAACACTGTTGACTTA GTTAACACACACCACATACACTCATCCAGCGACGATGAGGTAGATTTTAAAGACAGCGGGTTTCATCAGGACTCCTCCATACAGCAA ATGCAACAAATGACGTCCAATTTTATTGAGCAGTTTGGCTTCAATGATGAAGAGTTTGCCGATCAGGATGATGTCGGGGA TATTCCCTTTGATAGAATATCAGACATCAATTTTTCCTTGAATACAAATGAAAGT gcaaacatggctctctttgaggccTGCTGTAAGGAAAAGATCCAGCAGTTTGAGGATGCAGGATCGGATGAGGAAGACATCTGGGATGAGAAGGACGTCACATTCGCACCGGAAGCTCAGAGACGTCCCAG GAGCTCAGGAAGTACAGATAGCGAGGATAGTACGGACTCTGAGGAGGAGGATGGGAAGCGAGACCCATTCGAATCCACCAACGCCACCTCTGACGACAGAATGGAAGTGGACTCTGGGGATG GATCGGTATGGACGGCAAATTTTGATGACATACCTATGGACACGGGCAGCTCCACGGCTCCCAGCGCACCTGTCTCAACCTCACAGACTGCAGTGCCCGAACCTTCAGGCTGGAACTCTCCGAACACTGCTGCAAACGCAGAGAGAGGTTGGGCTGACTTCTCCAGCTTCACACCTGTCAG TCCCAAGGATCCTTTGAGGAGCAATTCCCCTGTAGCCATGGAGACCAGCATAGAAACAGACCCTCTGGGAGTCAACGCGCCCATGCAGCAAGAAA ACACAGAGGAGTGGCTTCCCAATGAGACCACCCCGACTTCCCCTAGAGGGAGGGTAGGGGATGGCTTGGACCCTGAGGAAGAGCCTGTCAGTGACCGAATCACAGAAACGGTCACCAACGGCTCTATGAAGGAGACGGTCAGCCTTACTGTAGATGCCAAAACTGAAACCGCAATTTTCAAGAG AGTGTTGAAATCGTATCG CGAAGAAGAGACACGATCTACCTCTGATGACGCATCTGCAAAGTTGTTCGTTGCAGAGAGTGGGGAAGTGGAGAAAAGCAGTTGTCCTCCTAGCAACTGTCAGAAACCAGG tctaAAGCACTTAGAAGAGAAAGCAAAATCCACTTGCAAAGCTCTAAATGGTCCTCTTGAGGATGCGGCTGCTATGGACGAAGCCAA ATCAGAGCAGTGCACGGCCAACCCCGAGACAGCAGTGAACGGTCCAGCATGA